Proteins from one Flavobacterium sp. N2038 genomic window:
- a CDS encoding M15 family metallopeptidase has protein sequence MKRFFFLVLIFQNAFSQEIPLNVQKLIKAYPDQIVGYKDNKIIFSDKSILIYDDFKNKTNQELLDNPDIEDQFKYVYNKANKNLIPKDDAGRIRNEAFFKKIYGNSKSEVESKMTEIIWCPKLVNQKIKVTSVNGIDKIVKKLSAELDNNPEFKKYINAIGGTFSWRKISGTNRLSMHSYGMTIDINVKISNYWQWDCKCKNEEATLSYRNQIPLKLVSIFEKYGFIWGGNWKHYDTMHFEYRPELLL, from the coding sequence ATGAAACGATTCTTTTTTTTAGTCCTTATTTTTCAAAATGCTTTTTCTCAAGAAATACCGTTGAATGTTCAAAAATTAATTAAAGCATACCCAGATCAAATTGTTGGTTATAAAGACAATAAAATTATTTTTAGTGATAAATCAATTTTGATTTATGATGATTTTAAAAATAAAACGAATCAAGAATTGTTAGATAATCCTGATATTGAGGATCAATTTAAGTATGTTTATAATAAAGCAAATAAGAATTTAATTCCAAAGGATGATGCAGGAAGAATTCGAAATGAAGCTTTTTTTAAGAAAATTTACGGAAATTCAAAATCAGAAGTTGAATCAAAAATGACTGAAATTATTTGGTGTCCAAAATTAGTTAATCAAAAAATAAAAGTAACAAGCGTAAATGGAATTGATAAAATAGTAAAAAAACTCTCGGCAGAATTAGATAATAATCCGGAATTTAAAAAATATATTAATGCTATTGGAGGTACATTTAGTTGGAGAAAAATTTCAGGAACAAACCGATTAAGTATGCATAGTTATGGAATGACAATAGATATTAATGTCAAAATTTCCAATTATTGGCAATGGGATTGTAAATGTAAAAATGAAGAAGCTACTCTTTCGTATAGAAATCAAATTCCTCTCAAGCTAGTTTCAATTTTTGAAAAATATGGCTTTATTTGGGGAGGAAATTGGAAACATTATGACACCATGCATTTTGAGTATCGACCTGAACTTTTGTTATAA
- a CDS encoding LysR substrate-binding domain-containing protein, with translation MDFRLKVFYTVALRLNFTKAATELYISQPAVSKHIQELEEKYKTKLFERNGSKIALTSAGEILLKHTKNILEIYREIDFEMSSFISERQGSLRLGASTTISQYIISPVLARFHQKQKDIKVNLLNGNTEQIETALINKEIEIGIVEGQSKNQSIKYTQFLKDELVLVCSSKNPIAKQNEVSVNDLKSMKFITRERGSGTLEVIEYALKNINLNLADLQIEMQLGSTESIKSYLLNSDCFAFMSIHAVGKELKNNELMVLDIANLSIERYFYVITLMGKSDALSEMFIQNMSSYYNMKL, from the coding sequence ATGGATTTTAGGCTAAAAGTATTTTATACCGTTGCACTTCGCCTTAATTTCACTAAAGCGGCCACAGAGTTGTATATTTCGCAGCCTGCCGTTTCAAAACACATTCAGGAGCTGGAAGAAAAGTATAAAACTAAACTTTTTGAACGTAACGGCTCTAAAATTGCTTTGACATCAGCCGGAGAAATTCTTTTAAAGCATACCAAAAATATACTTGAAATATATCGCGAGATCGATTTTGAAATGAGTTCATTTATTAGCGAGCGTCAGGGTTCATTGCGATTGGGAGCAAGTACTACTATTTCTCAGTATATTATTTCTCCAGTTTTGGCACGTTTCCATCAAAAACAAAAAGATATAAAAGTCAATTTATTAAACGGAAACACAGAACAAATTGAAACCGCTCTAATCAATAAAGAAATCGAAATTGGAATTGTAGAAGGACAATCAAAAAATCAATCCATTAAATATACTCAGTTCTTAAAAGACGAATTGGTTTTAGTATGCAGCAGTAAAAATCCCATTGCAAAACAGAATGAAGTTTCTGTAAACGATTTAAAATCAATGAAATTTATAACCCGTGAGCGAGGGTCAGGTACACTTGAAGTTATAGAATATGCTTTGAAAAATATAAATCTGAACTTAGCAGATTTACAAATCGAAATGCAATTGGGTAGTACAGAAAGTATAAAATCGTATTTATTAAATTCAGATTGTTTTGCTTTTATGTCCATTCATGCAGTGGGTAAAGAGCTAAAAAATAACGAATTAATGGTTTTGGATATTGCAAATCTATCCATTGAGCGATATTTTTACGTTATTACATTAATGGGAAAATCCGATGCATTATCAGAGATGTTTATTCAAAACATGTCATCTTATTATAACATGAAGTTATAG
- a CDS encoding YeiH family protein encodes MKTKNHTSSQLLEVNYYLQLAIFAGIIVLCLFSVISPPIALLFGVILVNVFGNPFVEFNGKAISFLLQFSVVGLGFGMNVASAVSVGKEGFLLTVFSIFSTLIFGLLLGKWLKTERKTSHLISCGTAICGGSAIAAIAPVIKSNENETSIALGVIFILNSIALFAFPFIGHQFDLSQKEFGLWCAIAIHDTSSVVGAANKYGVEALQVATTVKLARALWIIPISLLAAFTFKNKSGGATAKIKIPYFIGLFVVAMLINSYVPSVSMFSGSIVHLAKIGLTITLFLIGATLNINTLKSVGVKPLLQGVLLWIFIAVTSLFIICF; translated from the coding sequence TTGAAAACTAAAAATCACACATCGTCACAACTATTAGAAGTTAATTATTATTTACAACTGGCCATTTTTGCCGGTATCATTGTACTGTGTCTTTTTTCTGTAATCTCTCCGCCAATTGCTTTATTATTTGGTGTTATTCTGGTGAATGTTTTTGGAAATCCATTTGTTGAATTCAACGGTAAAGCGATTTCCTTTTTACTGCAGTTTTCTGTTGTTGGTCTGGGATTTGGTATGAATGTCGCAAGCGCAGTCTCAGTAGGAAAAGAAGGTTTTCTGTTAACGGTATTCTCCATCTTTAGTACGCTTATTTTTGGTTTATTATTAGGAAAATGGCTGAAAACCGAAAGAAAAACATCGCACTTAATCTCTTGCGGAACTGCAATTTGCGGAGGAAGTGCCATTGCAGCAATCGCTCCCGTAATTAAATCCAATGAAAATGAGACTTCAATTGCTTTAGGTGTCATCTTTATATTAAATTCAATAGCCTTATTTGCATTTCCGTTTATTGGTCATCAGTTTGATTTGTCTCAAAAAGAATTCGGATTATGGTGTGCCATTGCGATTCATGATACAAGTTCTGTTGTAGGAGCAGCAAATAAATATGGTGTAGAAGCATTACAGGTTGCTACAACGGTAAAATTAGCCAGAGCATTGTGGATTATTCCGATATCACTTTTAGCGGCATTCACCTTCAAAAATAAAAGCGGAGGTGCTACAGCAAAAATCAAAATTCCATATTTTATCGGATTGTTCGTCGTTGCAATGCTTATTAATTCTTATGTGCCATCAGTATCAATGTTTTCAGGGAGTATTGTACATCTTGCTAAAATTGGCTTAACAATTACCTTATTTTTAATTGGTGCAACTTTAAACATTAATACTTTAAAATCAGTAGGAGTGAAGCCTTTACTACAAGGAGTTCTGCTGTGGATATTTATCGCTGTAACTTCGCTGTTTATAATCTGCTTTTAA
- a CDS encoding zinc dependent phospholipase C family protein has product MKNFKMKPKLIAFFAIIVGFFTLSWGIVGHERINKAAVMALPKSVQVFFYNHIDFITQEASVPDIRKYALNYKDENPRHYFDMENFGPVDSIPQTMEAAKKKYEAKFLNDNGILPWYIEDMMVKLTKAFKEKNRAEILFLAADLGHYIGDAHMPLHTSANHDGQLSDQKGIHSLWESRLPELFAKNYKLNVPQATYYPDVHKATWDMINDTHSLVQPLLDIDKKLRTSTPENKVFEMDADGKVIKTKYNTPKFSDEYSAKLHKDLNGMVENQMRKAITATASFWYTAWVNAGKPDLSDLDAPAVTQRNFTSLQEDLKLYQKGDLFGMRNQND; this is encoded by the coding sequence ATGAAAAACTTTAAAATGAAACCAAAATTAATTGCCTTTTTTGCTATAATTGTTGGTTTTTTTACTTTGTCATGGGGAATTGTAGGCCATGAAAGAATTAATAAAGCTGCTGTGATGGCTTTACCAAAATCGGTTCAGGTTTTCTTTTACAATCACATCGACTTTATTACACAGGAAGCTTCTGTTCCGGACATTCGTAAATATGCTTTAAACTATAAGGACGAAAATCCAAGACACTATTTTGATATGGAAAACTTTGGTCCAGTAGACAGTATTCCACAAACTATGGAAGCGGCAAAGAAAAAGTATGAAGCTAAGTTTTTGAACGATAACGGAATTTTACCTTGGTATATCGAAGATATGATGGTAAAGTTAACTAAAGCTTTTAAAGAGAAAAACAGAGCCGAAATTTTGTTTCTTGCTGCAGATTTAGGACATTATATTGGTGATGCACACATGCCATTGCATACCTCTGCAAATCATGATGGACAATTGAGTGATCAAAAAGGAATTCACTCACTTTGGGAAAGCAGATTACCGGAATTATTTGCTAAAAACTACAAATTAAATGTTCCGCAGGCAACTTATTATCCAGATGTTCATAAAGCAACATGGGATATGATCAATGATACACATAGTTTGGTTCAGCCTTTGCTTGATATCGATAAGAAATTAAGAACTTCAACTCCTGAAAACAAAGTTTTTGAGATGGATGCTGATGGAAAAGTGATTAAAACTAAATACAATACTCCAAAATTCTCTGACGAATATTCTGCAAAACTTCACAAAGATTTAAACGGAATGGTTGAAAATCAAATGAGAAAAGCCATTACTGCAACTGCAAGTTTTTGGTACACAGCATGGGTAAATGCCGGAAAACCAGATTTGAGTGATTTAGATGCACCTGCTGTTACACAAAGAAACTTTACTTCTTTGCAGGAAGATTTAAAACTATACCAAAAAGGAGATCTATTCGGAATGAGAAATCAAAACGACTAA